In Horticoccus luteus, the following proteins share a genomic window:
- a CDS encoding immunoglobulin domain-containing protein, which translates to MTLSDIPAGRFHDQVARLAAGPQARTLHQLETLHAPLNDVRSLRVDARGSLYYVCTIPGAQKEAIATTTSSERKAVMEGAMRAAGESPSGSQSYAAAAGAAVPVSAPPIRHSRPGAENVIYLNFSGYTVKGTAWNAELAKAEFDCVPYDTDSDPTTFSASEQAAIVAIWQRVAEDYRPFDVDVTTERPAVFTSRTAHALITRNTDVEYKPNPDSDTASGVAYVGVFGGADYQSLSPAFIYWNLLIDVSAIADTISHEVGHNLGLTHDGTATEEYYRGHGIGETSWGPLMGAPNKSNVTQWSKGEYRGANNPQDDIAILTGNLGRRADDAGDNVAAASEMAAGGAGWTAGGVIEANTDSDVFAFTADWPNVAITVSPDRPAGSATGGNLDVVAELLDASGTVVARADPANRTSAIIVQDVAPGRYYVRVSATGTGNPWADSPTGYTSYGSVGGYTIAVVSRPRITPARNVVAPGQAIALEGAVGGGSGLTFRWKKDGTFINGATTATLNVGNAGRGDSGAYTLEITDGNSVTRRGTAFVQVAPAQTELRMWGSNDRGQTAVPADLHTAVSVAAGDDNTLVIEADGTVLGWGLNDSGDMRVPDGLHAVVAVATAGEHALALRADGTVMSWGQADGFSVRGVPADLADVVAVATGGKHNLALKADGTVVAWGGDEKGQTDVPDGLVDVVAVAAGDEHSLALKRDGKVVAWGSNYGGATYVPTGLTNVVAISAAANGSLALKADGTVVFWGIGYNGPSNIPADLAQVSGVALGAEHVIARKGDGTVVGWGSNSFGQTDNSLGLTDVIGVAAGRAHTGALRDASRDHVPTITVGPLTQSVAEGTDVTLSVEASGGGAQLFYQWRKNGEVIAGATTATLALDEVTSAAGGSYDIIVTDWLGRTPSSPAVLTVNPLPGVTSRSNARQVLSPGDTLTLNVAATGAGALHYQWRRNGRVLAGETGATLSKPAMAVADSGTYIVEVTDDWGTRRVPFFVNVMPASTRVVMWGDGGDPALGAVPADLTDAVALAAGYRFSLALRRDGTVVGWGQSNGWGQATPPAGLTDVVAIAGGLYHALALRADGTVVAWGSRGGDALTLPSGLSDVTALAGGSGNSTSLRLNGKVATWGDGGSYGPMPANLRDVIAIASGAYHRLALKSDGTVVAWGSNTRGESTVPAGLSDVTAIAAGGQISLALRADGTVVAWGDKPFPGTQMPTDLKDVVAIAVGSTVAVALKSNGTLVTWGAKVDGANIPAAVTNTLAVAMGTAHGLALCDMSRDTAPVLTTAPADQVVAEGRDATFTVVVNGSAPLSYQWRKDGVPVAGATNATLTIVAAVPSEAGRYDVVATNLRGTVTSPAATLTVRPLPILTSWSPARQRVAQGQSFSLAAAATGTGGLHYEWRHDGRVIPGATAATFERAETSSTDGGLYTVVVTDDVGSRSYVSVVVVAPTATEVRAWGSNGYGQTNVPANLGNVVSVAAAGEHSLALQGDGKVVAWGRNAYGESTVPGALGPVVAIAGGTTFSVAVTDAGRVVAWGDNAAGQLNVPGDLSEVVAVAAGEGFIVALKADGTVRAWGTNRFGESTPPSRLGNVTAIAAGSSNALAVKADGTVIRWGSNDAALDVPADLTDVANVASGGLYAIATKRDGTVASWGGGLAPAPAGTSTVATVAVGPGHALVARTDGSVVGWANSNVPQTTPPANLANVIAVAAGNGHELALRDASGGKAPVILTQPRDQTVVEGTATILSVNASGGPSVLRYQWQKDGAEVAGATTAVLALTNVTGGGSGRYTVVVSNDLGTVTSLAATLTVRLLPVISASSAARLVIAPGQPLALFVTASGTGSLHYQWYKDGSALPGATAATYNKNAAVVTDSGNYWVEVSDEVGVRGSAKMSVLVSGVRTEIRGWGKGVGANVPAGIYDAVAVVAGNFYALALRADGTVVSWGSSYGGAAQVPAGLTNVIGLAGGSSQSYAWRADGTVVGWGQPSGEMNVPQGLSDVIALAAGDFHVLALRGDGTVVAWGNATQGAQAVPAGLAHVTAIAAGRAHSLALKSDGTVTGWGSNAWGQATPPAGLKQVVAIAAGGDLSVALKRDGTVVTWGLGAADITRPPQGLTDVVKIAAGNAFALAVRANGSVTAWGYDTSLAVSTAPALRDVVNVAGGYDFGLALRMAANDPAPVITAQPIPATAVEGSSATLNIAVKAGDSSPVFEWRKNGVSLGQSIQSQLTLTNITPADAGGYSVVVTNSGGSVTSEAVALTVVPLPRIVRPAKPRQLLRAGEPLTLAIAAEGTGTLHYQWFRNRRPIDGATQASYVRPSCTVADKGLYWVEVSDDVGLRRSRLLSVSVAPQVSAVVAWGDVLTYNLLPDKVTDVAEMAGGTQFAFYLHADGTVSVVGNPGVAHVPAGLAGVVAIGAGGWQAMAVKADGSVVQCGSNLYPAPAYLTDVVAVAAGNGHCLALRADGTVVAWGDNRNNQTTVPAGLTNVVAISAGQDSSAAVTADGTLYCWGYGGSWIVTRDAVAVATGTDATLVLKSDGTVFMQRYGSHGESSVPAGLANVAEVVAGSLHLVALKSDGTVVAWGQSSLGKTVVPAGLDRVVGIAAGSDFSLALREAAPASAPAIVTAPVGQRVLAGRSAEFRVSVVGTPALTFQWKKNGAALPGETAATLKLAAVEASDAGAYSVTVTNAQGSATSAAATLTVVPRSAFAGSYFGTFGSGGAWGLHVRDDGTAVLVADLRSRQSALVVEFSVAADGTFDALGAEMRSSLQTPAGGRWAAAPLASDFSLTGQIGGNGAIAGNLTGLGETFSGALDAANGAAHARAGYYTATALAADAGETYLVIGPSGQAVAVVTAPGRVESAAGIVDAGGQLAATSGSHSSINVAVGSAGENVSVSVLPAGAAAAIRYAGLSDRVAPVARFTNLSIRSRAGAGSQTLIVGFVVNGAGTMPLLVRGIGPALSAFGVTNAVPDPRLRLFDAHGTEVDGNDNWNGSLALRDEFRIVGAFEPAADSKDAALYSERPAGAYTFHAVTNDGTEGVALAELYVADAGPGTTDLVNISARTYVGTGDDVLIAGFVVAGNAPKRLLIRGLGPTLAGYGVTGVLANPVLRVFEGGTEIALNDDWQGGADLKAAFATVGAAPMASDSSQDAALLITLEPGIYTAQVSGVSGSAGVALVEIFALP; encoded by the coding sequence GTGACTTTGAGCGACATCCCGGCGGGGCGGTTTCACGATCAAGTGGCGCGGTTGGCGGCCGGACCGCAGGCGCGGACGCTGCACCAGCTCGAGACGTTGCACGCGCCGCTCAATGACGTCAGATCGCTGCGCGTCGATGCGCGCGGAAGTCTGTATTACGTCTGCACGATTCCGGGTGCGCAGAAGGAGGCGATTGCGACGACAACAAGCAGCGAGAGGAAGGCGGTGATGGAGGGCGCCATGCGGGCGGCCGGCGAGTCGCCCAGCGGCAGCCAATCGTATGCAGCCGCGGCGGGCGCGGCGGTGCCGGTCTCGGCACCTCCCATCCGGCATAGCAGACCGGGGGCGGAGAATGTCATCTATCTGAATTTCAGCGGTTATACAGTCAAAGGAACCGCGTGGAACGCGGAGCTGGCGAAGGCGGAGTTCGACTGCGTGCCTTACGATACGGATTCGGATCCGACGACGTTCAGCGCGAGCGAGCAGGCGGCGATAGTGGCGATCTGGCAGCGGGTGGCGGAAGACTACCGGCCTTTTGATGTTGATGTGACGACGGAGCGCCCGGCGGTTTTTACCAGCCGCACGGCGCATGCCCTGATCACGCGCAACACCGACGTGGAGTATAAACCGAATCCGGACAGCGACACCGCGAGCGGCGTGGCGTATGTCGGCGTCTTCGGCGGAGCGGATTATCAAAGCCTGAGCCCGGCGTTTATCTATTGGAATCTGCTGATCGATGTTTCCGCGATCGCGGATACGATTTCGCATGAGGTCGGCCACAATCTCGGGCTGACGCACGATGGGACGGCGACCGAGGAATACTATCGGGGCCATGGGATCGGCGAAACGTCGTGGGGGCCGTTGATGGGTGCGCCGAACAAATCGAACGTCACGCAATGGTCGAAGGGTGAGTATCGCGGGGCCAACAATCCGCAGGACGACATCGCGATCCTGACCGGAAATCTGGGGCGTCGGGCGGACGATGCGGGAGATAACGTGGCGGCGGCGAGTGAGATGGCCGCAGGCGGAGCGGGATGGACGGCGGGGGGCGTGATTGAGGCGAACACGGACAGCGATGTGTTCGCGTTTACGGCGGACTGGCCGAATGTGGCGATCACCGTTTCGCCGGACCGGCCGGCGGGGAGCGCCACGGGCGGCAACCTGGACGTGGTGGCGGAGTTGCTGGATGCGAGCGGGACGGTGGTGGCGCGGGCCGATCCGGCCAACCGTACGTCGGCGATCATCGTGCAGGATGTAGCGCCGGGTAGATATTATGTGCGAGTGAGCGCGACCGGGACGGGCAATCCGTGGGCGGATTCCCCGACGGGTTATACGAGTTACGGTTCGGTGGGCGGCTATACGATCGCGGTGGTGTCTCGTCCGCGCATCACGCCGGCCCGGAATGTTGTGGCGCCGGGTCAGGCGATCGCGCTCGAGGGTGCGGTCGGAGGCGGTTCCGGGCTGACGTTTCGTTGGAAGAAGGACGGGACGTTCATCAATGGCGCGACGACGGCGACATTGAACGTGGGGAATGCGGGCCGCGGAGACAGCGGGGCCTATACGCTGGAAATCACGGATGGAAATTCGGTCACGCGGCGAGGCACGGCGTTTGTACAGGTGGCGCCGGCGCAAACGGAATTGCGGATGTGGGGCAGTAACGACCGGGGGCAGACAGCGGTGCCGGCGGACTTGCACACGGCGGTGAGCGTGGCCGCGGGCGATGATAACACTTTGGTGATCGAGGCGGATGGGACGGTGCTTGGTTGGGGGCTCAACGACTCAGGCGACATGCGTGTGCCGGACGGTCTCCATGCCGTAGTCGCAGTGGCAACGGCGGGAGAGCACGCGCTCGCGTTGCGGGCAGACGGGACCGTGATGAGTTGGGGACAAGCCGATGGTTTCAGTGTGAGGGGCGTGCCGGCAGATCTCGCGGACGTCGTGGCGGTGGCGACGGGCGGGAAGCATAATCTCGCGTTGAAAGCGGATGGGACGGTCGTCGCCTGGGGGGGCGACGAGAAGGGCCAGACTGACGTGCCGGATGGGCTGGTGGATGTGGTGGCCGTGGCCGCGGGGGATGAGCATTCGCTCGCGTTGAAACGGGATGGGAAGGTGGTCGCCTGGGGCTCGAATTATGGCGGAGCGACGTATGTGCCGACTGGCCTGACGAATGTCGTGGCGATCAGCGCTGCGGCGAACGGATCTCTCGCGCTGAAAGCGGATGGGACGGTGGTGTTTTGGGGCATTGGCTACAATGGCCCGAGCAATATTCCGGCGGATCTGGCGCAGGTGAGCGGAGTGGCGTTGGGCGCGGAACACGTGATTGCGCGGAAGGGGGACGGGACGGTGGTGGGCTGGGGCTCGAATTCCTTTGGCCAGACGGATAATTCGCTCGGCTTGACCGACGTGATTGGCGTCGCGGCAGGGCGGGCGCACACGGGGGCGTTGCGCGACGCGAGCCGCGATCACGTGCCCACGATCACTGTGGGGCCGCTGACGCAGAGCGTGGCAGAGGGCACGGACGTGACGTTGAGCGTGGAGGCGAGCGGCGGGGGAGCGCAGTTGTTTTATCAATGGCGGAAGAACGGGGAAGTCATCGCGGGCGCGACGACGGCCACGTTGGCGCTGGACGAAGTCACTTCCGCGGCCGGGGGTAGCTACGACATCATCGTGACCGACTGGCTCGGCAGGACGCCCTCGTCGCCCGCCGTGCTGACCGTGAATCCCTTGCCGGGCGTCACGAGCCGCAGCAATGCGCGACAGGTTTTGAGTCCGGGCGACACGCTGACATTGAACGTGGCGGCGACGGGCGCCGGTGCGTTGCATTATCAGTGGCGGCGCAACGGGCGCGTGCTGGCGGGCGAGACCGGCGCAACGTTGAGCAAGCCGGCCATGGCCGTGGCGGACAGCGGCACGTACATCGTGGAAGTGACCGACGACTGGGGGACGCGACGGGTGCCGTTCTTTGTGAACGTCATGCCCGCGTCAACGCGCGTCGTCATGTGGGGCGACGGCGGCGATCCGGCGCTCGGTGCGGTGCCGGCAGATCTGACGGATGCGGTGGCGCTGGCGGCCGGCTATCGCTTTTCGCTCGCGCTGCGGCGCGACGGCACGGTGGTGGGCTGGGGCCAGTCCAATGGTTGGGGCCAGGCGACACCGCCCGCCGGGCTGACCGACGTGGTGGCCATTGCGGGTGGGTTGTATCATGCGCTGGCGTTGCGGGCGGATGGGACGGTGGTGGCTTGGGGAAGCCGGGGCGGCGATGCTTTGACGCTGCCGAGCGGTCTCTCCGACGTCACCGCGTTGGCCGGCGGTTCGGGGAATTCGACGTCGCTAAGGTTAAACGGCAAGGTCGCGACTTGGGGAGACGGAGGCTCCTACGGGCCGATGCCGGCGAACCTCCGCGATGTCATTGCGATCGCTTCCGGGGCTTATCACCGGTTGGCGTTGAAATCGGACGGCACAGTGGTCGCGTGGGGTTCGAACACTCGCGGGGAATCCACGGTGCCGGCGGGTCTCAGCGATGTGACTGCGATCGCGGCGGGCGGACAGATTTCGTTGGCGCTAAGAGCGGACGGCACGGTGGTCGCCTGGGGCGACAAGCCATTTCCGGGCACGCAAATGCCGACGGACTTGAAGGACGTCGTGGCGATTGCGGTCGGGAGCACCGTGGCGGTGGCGTTGAAGAGCAATGGCACGCTGGTGACGTGGGGTGCCAAAGTCGATGGGGCGAACATTCCCGCGGCGGTGACCAATACCCTCGCGGTCGCCATGGGCACCGCGCATGGGCTGGCGTTATGCGATATGAGCCGGGACACCGCACCGGTGTTGACGACGGCTCCCGCGGACCAAGTGGTTGCGGAAGGACGCGATGCGACGTTCACGGTGGTGGTCAACGGCAGTGCGCCGCTTTCATATCAATGGCGGAAGGACGGCGTGCCGGTGGCCGGCGCGACAAATGCCACGCTGACCATCGTCGCCGCGGTGCCGAGCGAAGCAGGCCGATACGACGTCGTGGCGACAAATTTGAGGGGCACGGTGACATCGCCGGCCGCCACCCTCACCGTCCGCCCGTTGCCAATTCTCACGAGCTGGTCGCCGGCGCGGCAGCGAGTCGCGCAGGGCCAGTCGTTTTCGTTGGCGGCAGCGGCGACGGGCACGGGGGGTTTGCATTACGAGTGGCGGCACGATGGCCGCGTGATTCCCGGGGCGACCGCGGCGACGTTCGAACGAGCGGAGACATCGTCGACGGACGGCGGACTTTATACGGTGGTCGTCACGGACGACGTGGGCAGCCGCAGCTACGTGAGCGTGGTTGTGGTCGCGCCCACGGCGACCGAAGTGCGGGCGTGGGGCTCCAACGGCTATGGACAAACGAATGTGCCGGCCAATCTTGGGAACGTCGTGTCGGTGGCGGCCGCAGGCGAGCATTCGCTCGCGTTGCAGGGAGACGGCAAGGTCGTCGCGTGGGGCCGCAATGCCTACGGGGAATCCACCGTGCCCGGCGCCCTGGGGCCGGTCGTGGCGATTGCGGGCGGCACAACGTTTTCGGTGGCGGTGACGGACGCGGGCCGCGTGGTGGCGTGGGGCGACAACGCTGCCGGGCAGTTGAACGTGCCCGGCGACCTCAGCGAGGTCGTCGCGGTGGCCGCGGGCGAGGGATTTATCGTGGCGCTGAAAGCTGATGGCACCGTGCGCGCGTGGGGCACCAATCGTTTCGGAGAGTCGACCCCGCCGAGCAGGCTGGGGAACGTGACGGCGATCGCCGCCGGTTCGAGCAACGCACTGGCCGTCAAGGCGGATGGCACGGTGATCAGATGGGGTTCGAATGACGCGGCCTTGGACGTGCCGGCAGACTTGACGGATGTTGCGAACGTGGCGAGCGGAGGGCTTTATGCGATCGCGACCAAGAGAGATGGGACAGTCGCCAGTTGGGGTGGCGGTCTGGCGCCCGCGCCGGCCGGGACCAGCACTGTCGCGACGGTGGCGGTGGGGCCGGGCCACGCCTTGGTGGCCCGGACAGATGGAAGTGTCGTGGGCTGGGCGAACAGCAACGTTCCTCAGACGACGCCGCCGGCCAATCTCGCGAACGTAATCGCGGTGGCGGCGGGCAACGGGCATGAGCTCGCTTTGCGCGACGCGTCCGGGGGCAAGGCGCCGGTCATCCTGACGCAGCCGCGGGATCAAACGGTGGTCGAGGGAACCGCGACGATCTTGTCGGTGAACGCATCGGGAGGACCGTCGGTGTTGCGCTATCAGTGGCAAAAGGACGGCGCGGAGGTGGCCGGAGCCACGACGGCAGTGCTGGCACTCACCAACGTCACCGGTGGCGGGAGCGGGCGCTATACGGTCGTGGTGAGCAACGACCTGGGCACGGTCACTTCGCTGGCCGCGACGTTGACGGTGCGGCTGCTGCCGGTCATCAGCGCCAGCAGCGCGGCGCGACTAGTGATCGCGCCCGGGCAACCCCTGGCGCTGTTTGTCACCGCGAGCGGAACGGGAAGTTTGCATTACCAATGGTATAAAGATGGCTCCGCTCTGCCGGGAGCGACGGCCGCCACTTATAACAAAAACGCCGCCGTCGTGACGGACAGTGGAAATTATTGGGTGGAGGTGAGCGATGAGGTGGGGGTGCGCGGGTCCGCGAAAATGAGCGTCCTCGTCAGTGGGGTGCGGACGGAGATCCGCGGGTGGGGAAAGGGCGTCGGCGCAAACGTGCCCGCGGGGATTTATGATGCGGTCGCGGTGGTGGCGGGAAATTTTTACGCCCTGGCGTTGCGGGCGGATGGGACGGTGGTCAGCTGGGGCTCTAGTTATGGCGGAGCGGCGCAGGTGCCCGCTGGCCTCACCAATGTGATCGGCCTGGCGGGGGGCAGCTCGCAGTCCTATGCGTGGCGCGCCGACGGGACCGTGGTGGGTTGGGGCCAGCCGTCGGGCGAGATGAACGTGCCGCAGGGGCTTTCCGACGTGATCGCTTTGGCGGCGGGGGATTTTCATGTGCTCGCTTTGCGGGGCGATGGCACGGTCGTGGCGTGGGGCAACGCGACGCAAGGAGCCCAAGCCGTCCCCGCGGGACTGGCTCACGTCACGGCGATCGCGGCGGGTCGCGCGCATTCGCTCGCTCTGAAATCCGATGGCACGGTGACGGGCTGGGGATCGAATGCGTGGGGACAGGCCACCCCGCCGGCCGGGCTTAAGCAAGTGGTGGCGATCGCGGCGGGTGGCGATCTTTCCGTGGCGTTGAAACGCGATGGCACGGTGGTCACGTGGGGTCTCGGGGCGGCGGATATCACCAGGCCGCCGCAGGGGCTGACCGACGTGGTCAAGATTGCCGCGGGCAATGCCTTCGCGCTGGCCGTGCGCGCGAATGGGAGCGTCACGGCCTGGGGCTACGATACGAGCCTCGCGGTGAGCACGGCACCGGCGTTGCGCGACGTGGTCAACGTCGCCGGCGGATATGACTTCGGGCTGGCCCTGCGCATGGCCGCCAACGATCCCGCACCGGTGATCACCGCTCAGCCCATTCCCGCCACAGCTGTGGAGGGCTCGTCGGCGACGTTAAACATTGCAGTCAAGGCCGGCGATTCCTCTCCCGTGTTTGAGTGGAGGAAAAACGGCGTTTCGCTCGGTCAGTCGATTCAGTCGCAGCTCACGCTGACGAACATCACGCCAGCGGATGCGGGCGGCTATTCGGTCGTCGTGACCAACAGTGGCGGCTCGGTGACGAGCGAGGCGGTGGCTTTGACCGTGGTGCCGCTGCCGAGGATCGTGCGGCCGGCGAAACCGCGGCAGCTTTTGCGCGCGGGGGAGCCGCTGACGCTGGCGATCGCGGCGGAAGGCACCGGGACTTTGCACTACCAGTGGTTCCGCAACCGGCGGCCGATCGACGGAGCCACTCAGGCGAGTTACGTGCGGCCGTCGTGCACGGTGGCGGACAAGGGACTTTATTGGGTGGAGGTCAGCGACGATGTCGGCCTGCGGCGGAGCCGCCTCCTCAGTGTAAGCGTAGCGCCACAGGTGAGTGCCGTGGTGGCGTGGGGCGATGTGCTGACCTACAATTTGCTGCCCGACAAGGTAACGGATGTAGCCGAGATGGCGGGCGGCACCCAGTTCGCGTTCTATTTGCATGCGGATGGCACGGTCAGCGTGGTCGGCAATCCGGGCGTGGCCCACGTGCCGGCCGGACTGGCAGGAGTGGTCGCCATCGGAGCGGGCGGTTGGCAAGCGATGGCCGTGAAGGCCGATGGTTCGGTGGTCCAGTGTGGTAGCAACCTATATCCGGCCCCGGCGTACTTGACCGATGTCGTGGCCGTGGCCGCGGGCAATGGACATTGTCTCGCGTTGCGGGCGGACGGCACCGTGGTCGCATGGGGTGACAACAGAAACAACCAGACCACCGTGCCGGCGGGTTTGACCAACGTCGTGGCCATTAGCGCCGGGCAGGATTCCTCAGCGGCGGTGACCGCGGACGGCACGCTCTATTGCTGGGGTTACGGAGGTTCATGGATAGTCACGCGGGATGCCGTCGCGGTGGCGACGGGAACCGATGCCACGCTGGTCCTCAAGAGCGACGGAACGGTCTTTATGCAGAGATACGGATCGCATGGGGAGTCGAGCGTGCCGGCGGGGCTCGCGAACGTGGCCGAAGTGGTCGCCGGTTCGCTGCATCTGGTGGCGTTGAAATCCGACGGCACGGTGGTGGCGTGGGGCCAATCGTCCCTCGGAAAAACCGTGGTGCCCGCCGGTCTCGACCGCGTCGTGGGCATAGCGGCAGGCAGCGATTTTTCGCTCGCCCTGCGCGAGGCGGCACCGGCGAGTGCGCCCGCGATCGTGACTGCGCCGGTCGGCCAACGCGTGCTGGCGGGACGCTCAGCGGAATTTCGCGTGAGCGTCGTGGGAACGCCGGCCCTGACTTTCCAGTGGAAAAAGAACGGAGCCGCACTTCCCGGAGAAACGGCGGCGACACTGAAACTAGCGGCCGTGGAGGCTTCCGATGCGGGCGCCTACAGCGTCACCGTGACCAATGCGCAAGGCAGCGCGACCAGTGCAGCGGCGACGCTCACGGTCGTGCCGCGTTCCGCATTTGCGGGTAGCTATTTCGGGACGTTTGGCTCGGGCGGCGCGTGGGGATTGCACGTGCGCGACGACGGCACGGCGGTGCTGGTCGCGGACTTGCGGAGCCGGCAGAGCGCGCTCGTGGTGGAGTTCAGCGTGGCGGCGGACGGCACGTTTGACGCACTGGGCGCGGAGATGCGCTCTTCGCTACAAACGCCGGCGGGCGGGCGTTGGGCGGCGGCGCCGCTGGCAAGCGATTTCTCCCTCACCGGACAGATCGGCGGAAACGGTGCGATCGCCGGCAACCTGACGGGCCTGGGCGAAACGTTCTCGGGCGCGCTCGACGCGGCGAACGGTGCAGCGCACGCGCGAGCGGGCTATTATACAGCGACGGCGCTCGCGGCTGACGCCGGCGAAACATATCTCGTGATCGGTCCGTCCGGGCAAGCCGTCGCGGTGGTCACAGCGCCGGGGCGGGTCGAGAGTGCGGCCGGCATCGTCGACGCCGGGGGGCAGTTGGCGGCGACGAGCGGCTCGCACTCTTCGATCAACGTTGCGGTGGGTTCGGCTGGAGAAAATGTCAGCGTGAGCGTGCTTCCGGCGGGCGCGGCGGCGGCGATTCGTTACGCGGGATTGTCCGATCGCGTGGCGCCGGTGGCGCGGTTCACCAATCTCTCGATTCGCAGCCGCGCTGGAGCGGGATCGCAGACCCTGATTGTCGGTTTCGTGGTCAACGGCGCGGGCACGATGCCGCTTTTGGTGCGGGGCATCGGTCCCGCGCTGAGCGCGTTTGGCGTCACCAATGCGGTGCCTGATCCGCGTCTGCGATTGTTCGACGCGCACGGGACGGAAGTGGATGGGAACGACAACTGGAACGGCTCGCTGGCGTTGCGCGACGAGTTCCGGATCGTGGGGGCGTTCGAACCGGCGGCCGACTCCAAGGATGCCGCGCTTTACTCCGAGCGGCCGGCGGGAGCCTATACGTTCCACGCGGTGACCAATGACGGGACGGAAGGCGTGGCGTTGGCGGAACTGTATGTCGCCGACGCGGGACCGGGCACCACGGATCTGGTGAACATCTCGGCGCGGACTTACGTGGGCACGGGAGACGATGTGTTGATCGCGGGCTTCGTCGTGGCCGGCAACGCGCCGAAGCGGTTGTTGATCCGCGGATTGGGGCCGACACTGGCGGGGTATGGCGTGACGGGCGTGCTGGCGAACCCGGTGCTGCGTGTTTTTGAAGGCGGGACGGAAATCGCGCTGAACGACGACTGGCAGGGCGGGGCGGACTTGAAGGCCGCGTTTGCGACGGTGGGGGCGGCGCCGATGGCGAGCGACTCAAGTCAGGATGCGGCGTTGCTGATCACGCTGGAGCCGGGAATCTACACGGCACAGGTGAGCGGCGTGAGTGGCTCCGCGGGGGTGGCGTTGGTGGAAATCTTCGCGCTGCCGTGA
- a CDS encoding oligogalacturonate lyase family protein, producing the protein MLPLAENSPSLADAALVTPRPESPATANCQLLYFTSSSATEDGAVLAAITDEYSTKEGGASLARIDRQAHAMEPLAIFEGPAVQAYPYFARPRAADPAKEYLYNGPVATHGLNKSSPCLHPASGDLFFVWVREDGCNQLDCVNLHSGLRRQVTEFPADRTVAYCHLDCLGAHLLVALADARVLALGAKRDSNRGVSEAFGRLGLTTRLVEVEVASGASEVRWEDQGWVTHVQYHPQHRDTVLFNREWTWPLGTQRMWLKQRGEPPVQVRRPERPVQFRVSPDLALDDVAHEVWQEDGTAIIYHGMQWDAGDFPEQFVGRAPVNATAPLQEISLPREVVSFYGHFYPSATGDFVITDAVANERGRAQRKGNLISRLDMDWVNGSMRVTPLCESNASWHTQDNHPHPVLSPDESEVLFTSDGSGVRQIYSVPVAP; encoded by the coding sequence ATGTTGCCCCTCGCCGAAAACTCTCCTTCGCTCGCGGACGCCGCCCTGGTCACGCCACGCCCCGAGTCGCCGGCCACGGCGAATTGCCAGTTGCTCTACTTCACTTCTTCCAGCGCCACGGAGGACGGGGCCGTGCTGGCGGCGATTACGGACGAGTATTCAACGAAGGAGGGCGGAGCGAGTCTCGCGCGCATCGACCGGCAGGCGCACGCGATGGAGCCGCTCGCGATTTTTGAGGGGCCGGCGGTGCAGGCGTATCCTTATTTCGCGCGGCCGCGCGCGGCGGATCCGGCCAAGGAGTATCTTTACAACGGTCCGGTCGCGACGCACGGGTTGAACAAATCGAGCCCGTGCCTGCATCCGGCGTCGGGGGATTTGTTTTTCGTGTGGGTGCGTGAGGATGGGTGCAATCAACTCGATTGCGTGAATCTGCACTCGGGGCTGCGGCGGCAGGTGACGGAGTTTCCGGCGGATCGCACGGTGGCGTATTGTCATCTCGATTGCCTGGGCGCGCATCTGCTCGTGGCCTTGGCGGATGCGCGGGTGCTGGCTCTGGGCGCGAAGCGGGACAGCAATCGCGGAGTGTCGGAGGCGTTTGGGCGCCTCGGGTTGACGACGCGGCTCGTGGAGGTGGAGGTGGCGTCGGGCGCGAGCGAAGTGCGTTGGGAAGACCAGGGCTGGGTCACGCACGTGCAATATCATCCGCAGCATCGCGACACCGTGTTGTTTAATCGCGAATGGACCTGGCCGCTGGGGACGCAGCGCATGTGGCTCAAGCAGCGGGGCGAACCGCCGGTGCAGGTGCGCCGTCCGGAGCGGCCGGTTCAGTTCCGGGTGTCGCCCGATCTGGCGCTCGACGATGTGGCGCATGAAGTGTGGCAGGAGGACGGCACGGCAATCATCTACCACGGCATGCAGTGGGACGCGGGCGATTTTCCGGAGCAATTCGTCGGGCGCGCGCCTGTCAATGCGACGGCGCCGTTGCAGGAGATTTCTCTGCCGCGCGAGGTGGTGTCGTTTTACGGACATTTCTATCCGAGCGCGACCGGCGATTTCGTGATCACGGATGCCGTGGCGAACGAGCGCGGGCGGGCGCAGCGCAAGGGCAATTTGATTTCGCGGCTGGACATGGACTGGGTGAACGGGTCGATGCGCGTGACGCCGTTGTGCGAGAGCAACGCGTCGTGGCATACGCAGGACAATCATCCGCATCCGGTGCTCTCACCCGATGAGAGTGAAGTGTTGTTTACGTCGGACGGCAGCGGCGTGCGGCAGATTTACTCGGTGCCGGTGGCGCCGTGA